The DNA region CCCCATTTTCCTGTTCCATGTGACTCCTGCATCTGTCTCAGGTGCACCTCATCCCTGCCTCCATCCCGAAATGGATCCACTCAGCTCTCACTAAAGTGAATTGTTCAACTAAGGTTTAGGAGAGGATGATAAGGACAAAGACCTGTCTCACTGGGGTCTTCAGTACCTGGCTTAGTGACTCTGCTTGATTGTTTACTCTCTATGTAgttttggacaaatcatttaagctctgtaggcctcagtttccttctcagtaaaatgaagaagttaacaATGGTCAATTAGGCAGCTAGGATAGGGGTCTGTATATAGAGCTgaaaaaggacctgagtttgaattctactttatacacttcctagttgtgtgaccctgacttggtttcctcattctgTAGAAACTTGGAGAAAGAATAGGGAAACAGGATCCCCAGGGCTTAGTGTCAGGAACAGGTAATTCCTCACCTGAAGTCCTAATGCCCCTGGTCAGAGCTTCTAAGCTAGAATGATCCAGGCCTCTGAAGGGAGCAAAGCCCACAGGCTCCATTTTCACTGGACCCCAGCTGCCAATGGACTTGGCCTAACATACCCCCAAGTTAAGAGGGCCAAAGGGGAGCAGATGTCAGACCTAGCACCTGGTCCCTGCAAGCCCCAgggaaaaccccaagaaaaaccACCCacaacagcacctatctcacagggttgttatgagggcaAAATTATGGGTAAAGTGATCTATAAACCTTGGAGCACTGTATATAATGCTAGTTCTCattagtcaacaatcatttacatgtgccatgcactgagctcagcaaaaaaaaaaacccacaaagacAAAATGGTCCCTACCCTACACATCCTGATAGGAGGAGGcaattctaaggtcctttccagttataAATACACCCACTTTCCCTGATGCCACCCAGGAGCACTCAGTTACACTTGTTCATGGACTCAGTGACAAAAGTTTCTCCCCTTTTAAGCAATATGCTTGAATTTCACTGGCAACACCCCCTCAAGCTAATCAATATACAGACTATCTCCTAATTAAGCAAACAGTTTGTTGGCTCCCTCAACTAGACCCTGAGATCCTCTGAGGGGAgagattttctttgctttttattgGTATTCCCAATGCTTGACACACTGTAATTgctttattaataaatgcttttctcactCACTCATTgaacattctctccttccccaccctccttccAAAGAGGACAGATTCACAGATAAATGATACAAGAGAAGGCAAGATCAGTGCCAAGGAAGGATACAAGCAAAGtagaaagagtgagagaagacCTAGGctatgagaagacttgtatgaactgatgcaaaatgaagggggaggagaacaaagtacatagtaaacacaatatttgtaaagatgATCAATTTCAAAAGACAGGAACTCAGATCAACATAATAAAAAACCACTActcccaaggactcatgatgaaacatggtaTCCAGCCCCACAGAAAAAATTGATGAACTCAGAATGCAGATAGaagcttaatttttttctatttctttctttaaaaaaggcagaaatttgtttaGCATAATTATACATCTTTGTAAgggatttaatttgtttttgtcttctcagtgggtgggggagagagagggagaaaatttggaactgaaaataaaataaaattgaacttaatgatgaaaaaaaaggccAAGGCTAGAATTCTGGCTCTGGTATTTGCTGCCTGTGTGTCCCTGAGAAGtgacttcctttctcttctcgtGATGCAGCTGAACCTTTATGTCTCAtcatctcttctcccccctccccccattacatTATGAACTAAGACCAAggctttctttctatttattctcccagtacctagcacagtacttggcacagatgaggaattgatgTCTAAAGAAGctaataagtgacttgcccagggtcagacaatgtgagagatgggatttgaactcgggtcttcttgacccctAGTCCATCTCTATCCATTTCGCCATAATGGGCTTGTGGGCTCACAAGTAGAAGAGGATATCCTTGACAAGGAGAAGAATCACATTCTCCTGAGAAGCTACAGCAAAGGATGAGGGACAATTTAGAGAAATGTCATGGTATCTGGTAGGGGAAGTGAAGATATTCACAAGaaatggcttcagttttcttggtAGAGTATGAAGGGAGGTGATTCCATAAGGGGATGTCCGAGATAGGCAGTGGGAAGCATGAGTCAACCAGGAAAGAACAGCAGGATTGTCATGTATTTGTGGTGGACCCAGTTGGCATGGCTTTGTGACTTCCATTTTGTTCAGCCACAGCATGGTAGGATTAGGGAAGGTAGACAGATGGTGGGGGCCACTCAGGCTGAAAGGTGTAAATGATAGGACAAAGGAAAGCCACATGAATACATTCATAGGTTCCTTGGTAAATACTTtacaccttttttaaaaattgtgaatcTATCATCAACAattataaatatttgaagatacaaagaacaggaaaagaggatTGCATTAGAAACTGAACTTCTGGTGTGTGGTTTTTCTAAAAAACAAGCGCTATGTCGAACTTGACAAAGTAGTTATAAAATTGCTCTCCTTTggtaccttccccccccccttccttgtattaaaaaaaacactttattgatgccttttcccCATACTTGTCACTGCTTACTAAcccacctttccttcctccccaaattATAACGGCAGCTAGGTGTAGGCATatccaaattcaaatctagcctcagacacttactagctgtatgaccctgggcaagtcacttaacctctctgcctcagtttccccatatgtaatatgggaataataacagcagccacctcccagggtgattgtgatgatcaaatgagataataatggtaaagtGCATAACACAGAGCCGGGTACATAGCGAACACTATATAAACGTTACCTATTATTACTAAATCAAAAGAGAAACCTACCCTTGGAACAAATACGTACAATCAAACAAACTGATATGCTAATCATGTTTGAGATGTATCTAATTCCGCAACGTGGGCAATCTATcgcctctctgccaagaggaaaAGGAGTATTTCACACTGTGATTGGCTGATGCTTGGGTCAGaaattctttgttcttttcttttttgcatttcactctgcatccatctataaaaatctttatttccCTAAATCTTTCATATTCGTCATTCTAATAGCACAATAACATTATATTACATCCAtaatgccacaatttgtttatccatttccaAATTGATGGATGCTTATttcgtttccagttctttgctagcCTTAGCGTACTTTGCAGAAAACTGTAGGTAGCTTTTCTGGTCTAACATCCTCATTTTGTGAAATTGAATTCGGGAAGGTTAAATGATTGGCCCCAGGCCACGAGGCTAAGTGatagaacctggattcaaatccagatgttTGTGGCTCAACCTACTTCATGGAACCCAGTTGCCTCTAAACTGGAACTGTATAACAATAAAAAGCTGGAAAATAGGAGACCCTTTAGACaggggtgtgctggcaaatgCTTAACAACTTTCTCCAAAAATGCAAgccatgcttttaagtttaatcagcaCATATTTATTGCCATTTTCTCCACTACTTTCTTAATTAGAGACAATTAatgaaacaataaaccaagccctcaTTTGCAGTTAGCCCATTTcttaggtgtaaatgctcatactgaaaattcaACCATCTGCCCATCGGCTTGGACGAGCTGATTCTAGCACAGCCCTGCTTTTAGAACGAGAACGACTTTAAGGAATAGCTAAGCCCAATTGTCCTATAGCTGTAACCTAAGAACATCTGGAGTCAGAACCTGGGctttacttacctgtgtgacttttgggCCTTCTCACCTCAACTTAGCACATCTGGCCTAGGAAGCATTTAACAGCTTGTAGAGGAGTTATCTCTGTCATCCTTTGCCCAAAGGCCTCAAGTGAAGAGGAAACCCACTACCTTCCAAGGAAGCCCACTGCACTTTGGGATAGCTTTTAATGTTAGCATTTTTCTTATGTCAAAcctaaatgtctttttttccctgtaaCTTCCCTTTATGGCTCTTAGTAGTATCCTTTGGGGCCAAGAAAGACAATTTTAATTCCTTGTCCCCATAACTCTCCACACAATGCatctaagagctgattttatacAGCCAGGCCCTAATTATTGCTAAATAGGAATTAGTGCTAGCATTATCTGAATTAGCTAATTTCCATTGGGATGGACCAGATTTGACATAATCCTAACTCCTGATATTCCTTATTTCTATTCATTCAGACCTGCACTTCTAAGGTTCACAAAGAACTCGACATCTGAACCTTTTGAAGGCAGCCATCCCATTATGCCAAGCCTTCCTTTCTCCAGCCCATCAACATGGCACAAACAGGgcccctcttcatctctgccgcctttctctggacactctccaattGATCGTCTTCCCTCGTATTCGATTTGCAGAACCAAACATAACACTTCAGATATTGTCTCACTCATACAGCACAGGGCCTGCACTGGAATTTCCTCTTATTCCTGGACAACAGAAGTGCCTCTTACTGCAGCTTGAGACTTCCCTAGGCATCCTGACTGCTACATCCCTGTCATTCCTACTGAGCTAGCCCACCACTGAAAACCTCAGATCTTCTTCAAACTGCTATCTTGTTACACCTCTCCCATGCCTTGAACCCAAGAAGTTCAAACGTAAACTCAGTGCAATTTAAGGCTTTACgagctttaaactgcactaagactttctGGGGCACCCTATATTTATGCTAACTTCCACCCCATGAGTTGTAACCTGTCCAAGATgtttttgaatcctaactctcatTTCTAAGGTCTATATCCCAGAATAGTACAAACAACTTTATGACAAGGCAGTTCCGTTTTCTAGAGCTCAGAGGACCCAGAGATTCATCTTTAGTACTAAGGATTCTGTCAAATCTGGCCTGTGATTCTGATCCGTCCCACTAATACCAAAagataagagaaggaagagctTATGCTTAACCAATTTGTTTTGcaattttattagaaaaaaaaaaacaacaaaaaaagtctcTTCTGTCCCCGCTGGCAAATTGTAATGAGTCCTTTTGGAAAAGGAAGATATTTCCCTGCTGAAATGAAAACTCAAAGCCCTGTTCAACAGAGCTGCTTCAAAGCTCCCAGGCATATCTGGACACAGCCTAGGGCTATCCATCCTGCTGTTGGATGAAAGGGTTTGGAATGGCCTCCATGCCATCCTGAGGACAAATCAGTACTACTGAGGTACCTCTGCAGACCACGAGCCCCAGCTGACGAGTGTCTTCAGTGAGCTTGTACTGGTCATCAGGATCTGAAAGGCAACCACAAAAGAGGagcctgtatcagtaaggcaagatttacgatatcgatggtgaccatgcaTATGCCTgcatagtttggaatcacaaaatataagagccTCTCtctatagaaggcagaagaagtaaaacacatattcagataccagaggatcaaatcccaaaatcaataattccaatttgacacAGCAACAactgtatcccaaaaccagtaagtctatttcaatataacagcaaggaaattaaaatacaatatcacagcaaggagccaagtcatcctgtaaccttcccctctgctagggccttcccataaacactcactcatgaatcctaactgcctgtttgcctgggtcctctcctcctgcagttctctctgtctctccatctcttgaagttctctcttcttctcacaGTTCTGTCTTCTTTGAAGCTCTCTCTAATCTGAGCTTAACAGCTACCCTCAGGATGgatatggatacacacacacacacacacatatatacacacacatacatacatatatatcctctttagggcccaagggcttcacacctacttagcaaaaaggtatgggccttcctacaaacaagcctcccctaatcaagcttcccttaactagctccacccgAGGGCTAATGAGAAAGCCTGGGGCCTGTTGCACAGCCTACAGCTAGACGGTAGCACACTTATCACAGAATGGCCTATGGGGCCTTGCAACTATAGTGTTTGGGGGCCATAGGTTGGCTGTGTGCGATGGTGCCACACATTGTAGATGTTCAAAGCTGTAAACTAAAGCAGgaagatttcatttattttcagggCTCGATATGCTTTGTGGCAGCCCGGGAAGTCTTGCTAGTTTTCTGGGTCAAATTTTAATCCTGACGGGCTCTGTCTATAATGCAAGACAACTTATAATTCAACAGTTCCTATTTGTTAGAAATGTCCAGCTTCTGTGGAGGCTCCCAGTCTGTGGAATCAGAATTGGGGAGCCAATTGGATAGACCTGCTCCAGACCCCTCCCCACAGCGCCCCAATTTTCTCTCACATCTCCACCTAGTATGATGGCGACTTAGGAATCCTACCAACTGAGCCTCAGAGCAGTGGGAAAAGACTGGTGTAACCGCAGGCCAAATCTGGGGAGCAGCATCTTGGCATGCCATCAGACTTCCTTCTCCTCTGCCATGCCCAGCAGCACCCCCCAGGGGATGTCTCCCTGTCCTCCCCCAACTTGTTCTGGAAGTGTCTGGGGAGCAGACGATTCCATAGTGCTCTTACACTCCCTGCTCCTGGCTCCCCGGCCTTGAGTATTTCTGGGTAAGCCAGGGCTTAGTctgctgttgcaacaatttggctagcagctgttgtgggggtaaaagaccaacagaagcccaagaACAAGAATggtgccagcacaggttcttttgatctatttTGTTTTAGGGGGTTaccaatcttatttcaatccaacatacaaatatcattcacttagctcaggggaaaaagccagcaccctgaacttcagagcaaatacaaacaaattacaaacacacattataaacagaccaaatgcaattcacaggtaccaagaaaccatcaatatTGGGTtgatgagctgggaggctcttgcTGCCCAGAGTccgccaacactcctccaggagtgagagcctcaagcaaacaactctgttctctctttttatacagtctttggacgtcatcaactgtcatctgagggaccagaacttaggctcctactatcgcctctggtcttagcaactccccttagggtcctgagggcttcacgcccacatcagcttagcacctagtaattagggttttgggcctggggctttgtacctagtgaggctcaatcaaagacacttaattaatttagcattctaaaacagtaaaaaagtcccaacttaattaatattacatctGCCCTTCCCTTAAATATGCCACATAAAGGCCTACTGCTTTGAACACTGAATGGCCAGGCTAGTTCTTCTGTAAATTCCCAAACCACTCTATTGGACCAGAACACTCCCATGCtaaaagaaaagcttcctgttGCTTCCTTAGTGTGAATCTGGTTTGAATTACCCCAGATGAGTGGCCAAACTGGCTACAATAGAGATTAATAGAATTTGAACCATAGTCACTCAACAAAGGGGCTACTGGGTCTGCTAAGTATGGCTGTGGAAACCAAACCTAAcctactttctttctttattcctgaGTATGTTGGTCCAGGGTCATAGCTGGAAGCACAAACTATCCCTCATGTTTGCAATGGGCTTTTCTCCTTGGCCCCTTTTCCATCTGCTGAAATACTTCCATTTGTTCAAGGAAAATTTAGGCCACTTTCTCATGGGATCTAGTGTTAGAAGGGACCTTCAGGTTCACATTGCCCCACAGCCTAGGTAGTGCATAAACCAGAAGAATGGGAATGAGTGACAATCAAAGTGTATACCATACCCAGATTAAATCTGTGGACCTGATGGTCCTGGCTAAGTttgcccctctccccttcccttccccaagggAGGGCTTAGAGGGGCTACTACAGCAGGAACTTAAAACATCCAGCGAATGAATTAGCGAATATAGAATGTGTCTACATTCCTAAGAAAACCTGCTGCTAAAGCTTAATGGGTAATGAATGACTGGATCCCAATAAGGTTATCAGAAAGAGTGGTCAGTTGTATAATTAACAAAGAAAAGTATCAGTTTcctaaataaaatgacaattttagccAACCAGATTTATCAGCAATCAAGCTTCAAAGTTTTGCCCACCTACCTCTCATATATTCAATGGTGCCATCAAGTACCAGATTGAGCAAAGGGTCAAATCCTTTTAAGATTCCACTGGCTGGCAAAGATGaatcagaaagaggaaaaggagagttaTTATTTCACAGGTAcataaaaacaatatattaaaagcAATCATATAAGCtgcattaaaaaaacccaataccCCCGCCCCATACCTCTAAATGCTTGCCTGCCTAGCCAAACCCCAGCTCTCCCTACATGTGTCCTGGAGCCAGGGATGGTGAATCTGGGCAGATAAGAGACACCAGAGCATTCAGAATTCCCTATCTGCTTCTAGCCTACCTTTTCAGATTCATCACATTGTTCTCCCCTTCATGTAAACCAGGATAACTCATCGTGGCCCATGCcagccttctctccttcctagCAGGTCATCCTTCATGGCCCCCATTCAGTGGGTAGCCattgaaatattttcatttcttcaagGCTAATTTAAGCCCTACTTTCTCAAAGGATGGAGACCTAGAAGAACCCTTCGAAACCATCTAGTACAGCCCCTCATTTAATATAGATAAGTGAGGCCTtgaaaggggaagagacttgctcaaggtgaaAGCCAAGAGCAGAGCCAGAATATGAGCGTAAGGCCTCTTCCTACAGCTCTGCCCTGCTCCTCTCAGGAGAGTGATCTCTCCTGCCTCAGATGCCACGCACCCATGTTCACGGCATTTTATCATACCCTAATCCATAGctatttctgaatttgttttgttcCCCAGggtagattgtgagttccttgaaagaagagatggTGTGGTTTCATCTCTGCATCCCTGGTGCCGGGAGCGCATAAGCCATTAATGATGGCTGGATGAACTGTAGCTCAAAGGGGTCACCCCAAGAGTAGATTATACGTTATGTGTAGAGTAGAGAAGCAATCTCACTGTGACCATAGGCTAATGAACCAATTTAATGTAAGCTGACAAATTTACTAGGTGTTTCCTATGCTCAAAGCCCTGGgccaggtactgggaatacaagcaCAAAATCACAGGCCCCACCTTTGGCTCCCTCAAAGAACCcaacatgtatgcacacacaagAAAAGAGAAGCTCATTTGGGGAGAAGAGACCCAGGAAAGGCTGGAGGTGGGGTTTGACTCTGAAGGACTTGGGGATTTCACAGAGTAGAGCTGGAGGCAGAATGGTGAGCGAGGGAAGAGACAGAAGCCCAGTGAGTCCAGTGGGCTGCgacacaaaataaatgaaagacgATTATACGAAATGAGCCCAGAGAGGGGTGAGGCAGCAGACTGTggagggctctgaatgccaggcCCTGGAGCTTGGTGTAGGGGAGGAAACAATGGATGGAGAGCTAAGCCCTGGATCTGAATCTCAGCTCAGGCAAGGTTGCCTCTCTGAGGCTCATCTATAAAGGAGGTTACTAAAACTGGGGGCTTGAATTGGGTAATCCATAAAATATGGGGGTCACAATCCATGACATCTATGATACCTGTTGGCTAGAGAATTCTGGGAATGTCTAATATCCTTTCCCATTatgaagtctatttttttttaaatgtttgattgtCAATTTACATGCCATGGAAGACTTGAGATTCAGCtcctgtcttcaagaagtttataatctagttgtGGAAAGAGAGCTCTCACACTCTTACATACTAGttcctccatttgtaaaatgagggtgttttgaccataatccaattcaacaaaaacTGGTTAAGTCATCAGCATACACAAAATgtggtgctggggataaaaagaaaactaaaaccgtcttttaccctcaaggaacttacattctactggaatgtAATCTAAGATAGTACCTTCTAAAAGGATCGATGATTACCTCTGGAGAACAATGTAAGACAGGGTTCAGCTTTATAAGAGTATGCTATTAAAGTATGAGCTTTAATAACCTAAAAccacaccaagacttttgggacagtctATTCAACAGAGCACTAAGTCATGTTGTATAAACTACAGTATGTTAGAAATGTCACAGGGCAGAGACCAAAGAAGACTTCTGAAGGAAGGAGGATAGAACTTCAGCTGGGCCTCGAAAGATCCACAATAGTGTACCAACCTCTGCAGCTAACCTGGACATGGGGTCACTAGATTCTGCCATCTGAgagcttgctctctctctctctctctctctctctcaaccctcTGGGAAAGCCATCTATACTCATTGCcgcccttccctttcttctcattatctttgcaatctggctttccAACCTCACCAAACCGAAATTGCTCCATCCCAGGTGCCTAGTGATCTCTCAAGCGCCACACCTACCCCAGCTTGCTGGATACGTTCCTCCCCCTGCAGTTTCCCTAACACTGCTTTCCCGGTTCTCCTCTGAAGGCTCCTGCCCAGGCTCTATTGGTCGTTCACCACCCGCTAACTGTGGTGTCTCTCCAAGGCTCTCTTTCTTGGTGACTTCATTAGCTCCTACGGGTTCCACGATCATCTCACTATGTAGACAACACCCCGATCTGTTCTGTCCAGCCCTAGCTTCAGTCCTGCATCACTGACTGCCTGTTAGACATTTCAACTTGGAAGGTCCATAGAAATCTACAACTTAAGCTGTCCCACCCAAAATTAACTCTTCCTCCAAACCCTCCTCCCTTTCAAACATTATTACTGAGGACActcccatccttccagtcatccaggtttgcaACATGGGtgccatcctcaactcctcagcCCACATAACTAGCTGCTGAATCTTGTCACCTCCACATCTGGCTCTATATTCCCTCTCCAAGACTCACACAATTGCCACCCTGGTTCAGACCCTCATTATCTCTCAGCCGGACTGCcagcctccagtctcttccctgcACCAGTCCCATCCTCTACACAATTGCCAATTATGTCACACGCCCCTCCttcttactcagtaaactctatcGGCTCCCATCACTTCTGGGATCAAATAAAACTCCTCTGTCACTTAAAGCTCTACACAAGCAGGACCCTTCTGATCTTTCCAGTGTTCTTCAACATCACGCCGCCCAACTCCACTGTGGAGTCCACTCTCCAAGTGTGCACTAGCCACACTTGCTGTTCTTCACTG from Trichosurus vulpecula isolate mTriVul1 chromosome 1, mTriVul1.pri, whole genome shotgun sequence includes:
- the LSM7 gene encoding U6 snRNA-associated Sm-like protein LSm7; amino-acid sequence: MADKEKKKKESILDLSKYIDKTIRVKFQGGREASGILKGFDPLLNLVLDGTIEYMRDPDDQYKLTEDTRQLGLVVCRGTSVVLICPQDGMEAIPNPFIQQQDG